The following are from one region of the Pseudorasbora parva isolate DD20220531a chromosome 12, ASM2467924v1, whole genome shotgun sequence genome:
- the slc32a1 gene encoding vesicular inhibitory amino acid transporter, producing MATLIKSKISNKLSNAATTVTNKSQAKVSGMFAKLGFQAATDEEGLGFAACDDLDYDHRQGLQMDILKNDEIGGGEIGGEDGDSHYQRDGTGPPPSASKDGELCSELGSADKPRITAWEAGWNVTNAIQGMFVLGLPYAILHGGYLGLFLIIFAAVVCCYTGKILISCLYEENEDGQLVRVRDSYVDIANACCAPRFPSLGGHIVNVAQIIELVMTCILYVVVSGNLMYNSFPNLPVSQRSWAIIATAALLPCAFLKNLKAVSKFSLLCTIAHFIINILVIAYCLSRARDWAWDKVKFYIDVKKFPISIGIIVFSYTSQIFLPSLEGNMQKPSEFHCMMNWTHIAACILKGLFALVAYLTWADDTKEVITDNLPSGIRAVVNLFLVSKALLSYPLPFFAAVEVLEKSFFQDGGRAFFPDCYGGDGRLKSWGLSLRCALVVFTMLMAIYVPHFALLMGLTGSLTGAGLCFLLPSLFHLKLLWRKLLWHQVFFDVAIFVIGGICSISGFIHSIEGLIEAYKYNLSD from the exons ATGGCTACGTTGATTAAAAGCAAGATCTCCAATAAGCTCTCCAACGCGGCCACCACGGTCACCAATAAATCGCAGGCGAAGGTGAGTGGGATGTTCGCCAAATTGGGATTTCAGGCCGCCACTGATGAAGAAGGATTGGGCTTCGCTGCCTGCGATGATCTGGACTATGACCACAGGCAGGGGCTTCAAATGGACATCCTTAAAAATGATGAAATTGGCGGCGGGGAAATTGGTGGCGAGGATGGGGATAGCCATTACCAGAGGGATGGAACGGGTCCCCCGCCCTCGGCGTCCAAAGACGGCGAACTTTGCTCCGAATTAGGCAGCGCGGACAAGCCGAGGATCACCGCTTGGGAGGCGGGATGGAACGTGACCAACGCGATACAG GGCATGTTTGTTCTTGGCTTACCCTACGCCATTCTCCACGGTGGATATCTCGGACTGTTCCTAATTATATTCGCCGCGGTCGTGTGCTGCTACACGGGGAAAATCCTCATCTCTTGCCTCTACGAAGAAAACGAAGATGGGCAATTGGTACGAGTGAGAGACTCGTATGTGGATATTGCCAATGCATGCTGTGCTCCGCGCTTTCCCTCGCTGGGAGGCCATATTGTCAACGTAGCCCAAATCATTGAGCTGGTGATGACCTGCATTTTGTACGTGGTTGTGAGCGGAAACCTGATGTATAATAGCTTCCCAAACCTCCCAGTTTCCCAAAGATCCTGGGCTATCATCGCCACCGCCGCTCTTCTGCCTTGCGCCTTCCTAAAGAACCTCAAAGCCGTGTCTAAATTCAGCTTGCTCTGCACCATCGCGCACTTTATCATCAACATCCTGGTCATCGCGTACTGTCTATCCAGGGCACGAGATTGGGCCTGGGACAAGGTCAAGTTCTACATCGACGTCAAGAAGTTCCCAATCTCCATCGGCATCATCGTATTTAGCTACACTTCGCAAATCTTCCTGCCTTCTCTGGAAGGCAACATGCAGAAGCCAAGCGAGTTCCATTGCATGATGAACTGGACTCATATCGCCGCCTGCATCCTCAAAGGTTTATTCGCCCTGGTGGCTTACCTTACTTGGGCGGACGACACCAAAGAGGTCATTACGGATAACTTACCATCGGGAATCCGAGCCGTCGTAAACCTATTCCTGGTGTCCAAGGCGCTGCTATCATATCCACTCCCGTTTTTCGCCGCCGTCGAAGTCCTGGAGAAGTCTTTCTTCCAAGATGGAGGTCGTGCGTTTTTCCCGGACTGCTACGGGGGCGACGGGCGTCTCAAGTCATGGGGTCTTTCGCTCCGCTGCGCCCTGGTCGTCTTCACGATGCTAATGGCTATTTACGTGCCCCATTTTGCGCTCCTCATGGGCCTTACGGGCAGTCTGACGGGCGCTGGTCTGTGCTTTCTCCTTCCCAGCCTTTTCCACCTCAAGCTATTGTGGAGAAAGCTCTTGTGGCATCAGGTGTTCTTCGACGTTGCTATATTCGTGATCGGGGGAATATGCAGTATTTCTGGGTTCATCCATTCCATCGAGGGGCTCATTGAGGCGTACAAATACAACCTGTCGGATTAG